A genome region from Halichondria panicea chromosome 15, odHalPani1.1, whole genome shotgun sequence includes the following:
- the LOC135348974 gene encoding solute carrier family 15 member 4-like isoform X1, with product MGKCKCKYRLRWFHSKGAFLVLFWTVLLSFVSSSVFLMGIEIVSSKILGRIRISIWFAVIPVLTLLISVPLSGWLSNAKLGNYRVFSIGCVLLFVSTVILCLVLVMEELNIHSDVLLWVHFTVGVMFWILGFCMCIVTALQLGLDQMPDASSSNISSCIAWFVCALSAGIFLSYFLSFLCIANCLRCDNSPVVALILPLCMTVILVLQFLRPKWLIIEPKSPQSLKTIYKVLKFAKQHKFPLNRSALTYWEEDIPSRIDLGKSRYGGPFTTEQVEDVKTVLRLIVVMLSFLIVSFPMLLRPNIFSEIHYQIAGFNECSTNMIFLFTYSSPLFMVLGTILCECVIYPLAGNRSPSLLRKVGFTSSVVVALSFSCLIIKLVQHVLMDYSDGAVSEWIARVLYYAMSGLLSQVLFTSVLEFFCAQSPYHMRGLVLSFALSFTIISSLIGYWLGFFLEYQVCKDQSSWCSVVPFAVKTVISLISLVLFCVVSRWYKMRVRDDGFTQQKIVEEVYDRYLTAEAARSSTLIMPNC from the coding sequence ATGGGAAAGTGCAAGTGTAAATACAGACTGAGATGGTTCCATTCCAAAGGAGCCTTTCTTGTTCTATTTTGGACAGTTCTACTCAGTTTTGTGAGTTCGTCTGTCTTCCTAATGGGGATTGAAATAGTATCGTCTAAAATTCTCGGTAGAATTAGAATTTCTATTTGGTTTGCTGTGATTCCAGTACTAACACTTTTGATTTCAGTACCCTTGTCAGGATGGTTATCGAATGCAAAACTCGGCAACTACAGAGTGTTTAGTATTGGGTGTGTGTTATTGTTTGTTTCAACTGTAATCCTTTGCTTGGTTTTGGTTATGGAGGAACTAAACATACACAGTGATGTTCTTTTATGGGTTCATTTTACTGTGGGAGTTATGTTTTGGATCTTAGGATTTTGCATGTGCATTGTAACCGCTCTTCAACTTGGTCTAGatcagatgccagatgcttcttCTTCGAACATTTCCTCTTGTATTGCCTGGTTTGTATGTGCCTTATCGGCTGGAATTTTCCTTAGCTATTTCTTGTCATTTTTGTGCATTGCCAACTGTTTGAGATGTGATAATTCTCCCGTAGTTGCCTTGATTTTACCGCTTTGTATGACTGTTATTCTTGTGCTTCAATTTCTTCGTCCAAAATGGCTGATAATCGAGCCCAAGTCACCTCAGTCTCTCAAAACTATCTAcaaagttctcaagtttgctaaGCAACACAAATTTCCCCTCAACCGCAGTGcgctcacatactgggaggaagacatacccTCTAGAATAGACCTGGGGAAGTCAAGGTATGGCGGACcgttcactacagagcaagttgaagatgttaAAACAGTATTGCGTTTAATTGTTGTAATGCTTTCCTTTTTAATAGTATCTTTCCCTATGCTATTACGTCCTAATATTTTTAGCGAGATTCATTACCAAATTGCTGGTTTTAATGAATGCAGTACTAACATGATCTTTTTATTTACATACAGCTCTCCTTTGTTTATGGTACTCGGAACAATTTTGTGTGAATGTGTCATCTACCCACTAGCTGGGAATAGGTCTCCTAGTCTTCTCAGGAAAGTTGGGTTCACATCATCTGTGGTAGTTGCATTGAGCTTTTCATGTCTGATTATTAAGTTGGTACAGCACGTTTTAATGGACTATTCTGATGGAGCTGTCAGTGAGTGGATAGCACGTGTGCTTTACTATGCAATGTCTGGTCTCTTGTCCCAGGTTTTATTTACTTCAGTACTTGAGTTTTTCTGTGCTCAGTCTCCCTATCATATGAGGGGACTTGTCCTTTCTTTTGCATTATCGTTTACGATAATCAGTAGCTTGATTGGCTATTGGCTTGGATTTTTTCTGGAGTATCAAGTGTGTAAAGATCAAAGCTCTTGGTGCTCTGTTGTGCCATTTGCAGTGAAAACTGTGATTAGTTTGATTTCACTAGTATTGTTTTGTGTCGTgtctcgctggtacaagatgAGAGTGAGAGATGATGGATTTACTCAGCAGAAAATTGTGGaagaggtctatgatcgatacctcaCCGCTGAAGCAGCAAGATCAAGCACTCTAATAATGCCGAATTGTTAA
- the LOC135348975 gene encoding solute carrier family 15 member 4-like — translation MAINARGNKKRTCKWRVRWFYSKGAYLVLVWNLLVNFSFATTLLFSGQFTSYLTSSPLYVSILIAIVPVCSLVISAPLSGWLADAKLGNLKVHTIGIFLIFLSTLVTCVLMLTTELFNSNGLKLSIFSVISSLSLLGYGAFLSTSVQLGLDQMPEASSENISSFLNWHYFLVIASYWVVMVLFNINNKCVGEKYNLTYNQILSFFSVFCMSIVLISDFCLSSKCLVVEPKATQSLKTIYQVLKFAAKHKAPLNRSALTYWEEDIPSRLDLGKSRYGGPFTTEQVEDVKTVFRLFSLGLTTLFAYCFFTALSISRKTIIFSSLTECESTIVFVHIGPVSFFIGMLVQEFLIYPIARGKFPGTLKRIKATYFLIVTICVLCLILAILKYFGLVPSLSIDVIFSVSGGLLFVVFLPAELEFVCAQSPYNMRGLLVGLVYVKYASSVFFNAVFSIVMSSACTSEYCIIIQWSVIAVLILFGFVLFVFVVRRYKLRTRDDGFVAQQIIEEIYDRNLTAAAQLEQPRIFATMK, via the coding sequence ATGGCTATCAATGctcgtggaaacaagaaaagaACTTGTAAATGGAGAGTCAGATGGTTCTATTCTAAAGGAGCCTACTTGGTCTTGGTATGGAATCTGCTGGTCAACTTCTCATTTGCGACTACCCTATTGTTTTCTGGTCAATTCACTAGTTATCTTACCTCAAGCCCATTGTATGTGTCGATACTGATAGCCATTGTACCTGTATGTTCTCTTGTCATTTCGGCTCCATTATCAGGTTGGCTGGCTGATGCTAAACTCGGAAACTTGAAAGTTCACACAATCGGTATTTTTCTAATCTTTTTGTCGACTTTGGTGACATGTGTGCTCATGTTGACAACTGAGTTATTTAATAGTAACGGTCTTAAGCTTTCAATTTTCAGTGTTATTTCTAGCCTATCTTTGTTAGGATATGGAGCTTTCTTATCTACCTCTGTCCAGCTAGGTCTTGATCAAATGCCTGAAGCTTCTTCAGAAAACATTAGTAGCTTTCTTAATTGGCATTATTTTCTTGTTATTGCCAGCTATTGGGTAGTTATGGTATTGTTTAATATTAATAACAAATGTGTTGGTGAAAAGTACAACCTGACTTATAACCAGATACTGAGCTTTTTCTCTGTGTTTTGTATGAGTATTGTTCTAATTTCGGATTTTTGTCTCTCCTCGAAGTGTCTGGTAGTTGAACCAAAAGCCACTCAGTCTCTGAAAACCATCTatcaagttctcaagtttgctgccaagcacaaggctcccctcaatcgcagtgctctcacatattgggaggaagacataccttctAGACTAGATCTTGGTAAGTCAAGGTATGGTGGACcgttcactacagagcaagttgaagatgtgaaaacagTATTTCGTCTATTTTCTCTTGGTTTAACAACGTTGTTTGCATATTGCTTCTTTACTGCTCTAAGTATTAGTAGAAAGACTATCATATTTTCCTCGCTAACCGAATGTGAAAGCACCATTGTTTTTGTGCACATTGGTCCAGTAAGTTTCTTCATTGGAATGTTGGTGCAAGAATTTTTGATTTATCCTATAGCCCGAGGCAAATTTCCTGGTACTCTGAAAAGAATTAAAGCTACGTACTTCCTTATCGTAACCATTTGTGTTTTGTGTCTTATTTTGGCCATTCTCAAGTACTTTGGACTTGTCCCTAGTTTATCAATTGATGTTATTTTCTCAGTGTCAGGTGGTTTgctgtttgtggttttcttACCAGCAGAATTGGAGTTTGTATGTGCTCAGTCACCATACAATATGAGAGGGTTGCTTGTTGGTTTGGTGTACGTTAAGTATGCTAGCTCTGTTTTTTTCAATGCCGTGTTTAGTATCGTGATGAGTAGTGCATGTACTAGTGAGTACTGCATCATCATTCAATGGTCTGTAATAGCCGTGCTCATTTTGTTTGGATTTGTGTTGTTCGTTTTTGTGGTTCGCCGATACAAGTTGAGAACGAGGGACGATGGTTTTGTAGCTCAGCAAATCATTGAAGAGATATACGATCGAAACCTCACTGCTGCTGCTCAGCTAGAGCAACCACGCATTTTTGCAACTATGAAATGA
- the LOC135348974 gene encoding uncharacterized protein LOC135348974 isoform X2 produces the protein MGKCKCKYRLRWFHSKGAFLVLFWTVLLSFVSSSVFLMGIEIVSSKILGRIRISIWFAVIPVLTLLISVPLSGWLSNAKLGNYRVFSIGCVLLFVSTVILCLVLVMEELNIHSDVLLWVHFTVGVMFWILGFCMCIVTALQLGLDQMPDASSSNISSCIAWFVCALSAGIFLSYFLSFLCIANCLRCDNSPVVALILPLCMTVILVLQFLRPKWLIIEPKSPQSLKTIYKVLKFAKQHKFPLNRSALTYWEEDIPSRIDLGKSSSPLFMVLGTILCECVIYPLAGNRSPSLLRKVGFTSSVVVALSFSCLIIKLVQHVLMDYSDGAVSEWIARVLYYAMSGLLSQVLFTSVLEFFCAQSPYHMRGLVLSFALSFTIISSLIGYWLGFFLEYQVCKDQSSWCSVVPFAVKTVISLISLVLFCVVSRWYKMRVRDDGFTQQKIVEEVYDRYLTAEAARSSTLIMPNC, from the exons ATGGGAAAGTGCAAGTGTAAATACAGACTGAGATGGTTCCATTCCAAAGGAGCCTTTCTTGTTCTATTTTGGACAGTTCTACTCAGTTTTGTGAGTTCGTCTGTCTTCCTAATGGGGATTGAAATAGTATCGTCTAAAATTCTCGGTAGAATTAGAATTTCTATTTGGTTTGCTGTGATTCCAGTACTAACACTTTTGATTTCAGTACCCTTGTCAGGATGGTTATCGAATGCAAAACTCGGCAACTACAGAGTGTTTAGTATTGGGTGTGTGTTATTGTTTGTTTCAACTGTAATCCTTTGCTTGGTTTTGGTTATGGAGGAACTAAACATACACAGTGATGTTCTTTTATGGGTTCATTTTACTGTGGGAGTTATGTTTTGGATCTTAGGATTTTGCATGTGCATTGTAACCGCTCTTCAACTTGGTCTAGatcagatgccagatgcttcttCTTCGAACATTTCCTCTTGTATTGCCTGGTTTGTATGTGCCTTATCGGCTGGAATTTTCCTTAGCTATTTCTTGTCATTTTTGTGCATTGCCAACTGTTTGAGATGTGATAATTCTCCCGTAGTTGCCTTGATTTTACCGCTTTGTATGACTGTTATTCTTGTGCTTCAATTTCTTCGTCCAAAATGGCTGATAATCGAGCCCAAGTCACCTCAGTCTCTCAAAACTATCTAcaaagttctcaagtttgctaaGCAACACAAATTTCCCCTCAACCGCAGTGcgctcacatactgggaggaagacatacccTCTAGAATAGACCTGGGGAAGTCAAG CTCTCCTTTGTTTATGGTACTCGGAACAATTTTGTGTGAATGTGTCATCTACCCACTAGCTGGGAATAGGTCTCCTAGTCTTCTCAGGAAAGTTGGGTTCACATCATCTGTGGTAGTTGCATTGAGCTTTTCATGTCTGATTATTAAGTTGGTACAGCACGTTTTAATGGACTATTCTGATGGAGCTGTCAGTGAGTGGATAGCACGTGTGCTTTACTATGCAATGTCTGGTCTCTTGTCCCAGGTTTTATTTACTTCAGTACTTGAGTTTTTCTGTGCTCAGTCTCCCTATCATATGAGGGGACTTGTCCTTTCTTTTGCATTATCGTTTACGATAATCAGTAGCTTGATTGGCTATTGGCTTGGATTTTTTCTGGAGTATCAAGTGTGTAAAGATCAAAGCTCTTGGTGCTCTGTTGTGCCATTTGCAGTGAAAACTGTGATTAGTTTGATTTCACTAGTATTGTTTTGTGTCGTgtctcgctggtacaagatgAGAGTGAGAGATGATGGATTTACTCAGCAGAAAATTGTGGaagaggtctatgatcgatacctcaCCGCTGAAGCAGCAAGATCAAGCACTCTAATAATGCCGAATTGTTAA